From Anopheles arabiensis isolate DONGOLA chromosome 3, AaraD3, whole genome shotgun sequence, a single genomic window includes:
- the LOC120903454 gene encoding transcriptional regulator ATRX-like isoform X2, with translation MEVGDFPESDENYVSVELCSDDDEDDRALLDGDKCSSPKGGLLLSDEAAASSTYVNHLFVSDHEYLDDGTTGRRSGGGRTPLPSAESAAERMALEVEHRSERFSVPYVEDLELQDLFDKDNGLDDGMRLDETDDSSGNEREKEEEEDGYDDEQQHHAYELFETKIEIEEPQIQETILDEEYIGNELISPPSADEYDSHDEVLQSLNSSRAVQYQGGTTVGENDSPLDNDHSYTTINIITPQPSDQEAEEGVSSDEDGEHSLRKLVTLSKKLAREGDVTSTGGKRTVQRIEKVVKSFLNRSTELQPTASAALLGKEASPSEGSSLSVPLSSNCSERMEGDGLVPSTDGSHGRREDFSSDVDCAKVGSASSNAASGDELEELLELGTKFTKHYEQWLKKTGCRGGAYQKGSKAAQLANLVEKINRVNPSENVPSSRQDSSNAASTGNKVEIAIQTERSKDQHRNEQCKKRLLDSSSDSSSSSSSSSSSSSSSTSQLSGSGNSSSKKAKEALRHNRRLRKSAKEKRKPRSADERGAGKKRREQIYSDSSSDETEKRSEDGGRADGDENLLDGVLSGVDDIMSDVHDIIPDAVGVVQDFLDGEQQRQEREERSEETRKRSAAGAGKEPTRPALSKSVKDMTEAEREEYEDMQIERLCNISTLIGCRNAAGGAAGSGGPASAASKSKESSSSSAAKKKKDENNMEHFLNHENGSDDTATAPLEPQSDESSESEKDVVETEEQFLQKCNETMKQQLLNQLSSSEETSDEEDNLDGLLSGEEEDDNSADGRPNGTGKEDSDDSSAGSLVESFLKRHDSKLAERKKRKKQSNERENGNLLTNGQADDSGDIVGGESSAEQQATKDSEGAETPKKQTRTELANPKDKELFSNDLFDGEKSDKSEKTPRKRRKRINARKARGSESERESSSADSDLEMLDGTPKKRQRKRAAPVSLETFDFSASLNASSAPRKSKTPASTAGEGSTIAKPSPSTTPSGDGIKGKQAKTSSPAPSDPDATTTGSGAAATAASGSSTAGKQKGSKDGQDCISLSSDSSDDAELITGDLEENKTVPDKEPKRRIRAMLTNDELAEETKKAQKEEEGRTARLKKKHEQLKKFLASYLPGPGESELVLDYDSVRKQAICVHPEIVKLLKPHQIEGIKFMYDNTYGSVDALPKHSGSGCILAHCMGLGKTLQMISLLHTVMRYPQLMTNRVLVICPKSTVMNWKEEIARWQGTIRTGYQMKVYCFPDVCTQNDKIAVLKRWYYCKSPNCGVMLIGYEAFRALINYERRKGSVGLRSAKLGLIKEYLLNPGADLVICDEGHQIKNKRSAISEAVSKIKTRRRIMLTGTPIQNNLKEYYCMVNFIKPSFLGSDKEFSNLYANPIKNGQCKDSDHQSIKIMKQRSYVLHNKLSKFVQRKEAAVLKEFLPEKFEYVLFVPLTPVQEKMYEVFLQMNDYTNNDVTGEPGRTKKFKLIADYTSLRKIWTHPKVLEKAWESANLEKNRRDAARKTATPDSDDESPDDHNDIKSGQLSVTNDWWRQYLQIADLESLFPSNKLWILFEILKHCNERGEKVLIFTAFVSVLNMVEHFMAKIHHQEENPQLSDAYAYSAFKGPWEPGKDYYRLDGKTQKSIRHQMITSFNDPQNKRTKCFLISAKAGGQGINLTGANRVIILDTSWNPSNDQQNIFRIFRLGQKRKCYVYRLIAAGTMEEKVYSRSVTKQALSFRVVDEQQIDRHYSYGELAELYTLTKVSEMTRETPILPADDILASLLRTYPNKILKYHEHDSLLENKPEQDLSEEEKKEAWAAYEREIQNNENRSYLSQLNSMGAAAAAQLGGLLGSSAYGSPMAPYYASAMGYPGAMGLPMGGAGDMYRSDYAASYGSSMGRPPLYMQYAGSQQYSTLMNDPAFATAFAKMYSSFPLSGAGAMDYGMPPLGGHSSPMANGAQSMLPPIGPASSSGGGGASSGKGGGGGGYGTTASLASMLSLLSGKSGAGASGLSPSALTSLSQSLLGGSSSSSLAELAAHHTALSSSGASPSAHYSPLKQMSDYAQSGASSLLSPNALQASAPSGLSISNIASLQKSNPPQPPPASKSSSGSSSSYDSVTKALFNRLTEQMSASALATAGVSSPFSPRNVPLLSPTLDNQPRSSAGGAFPLTASSPMTSNSGSALTVPISSSNSSNSSISTPSLLSSTAMALSLSIGQGPPTSTTAGEQPSNLVANNRSAGDSFAENRLPATPPAPSLRSAPVSSAVPARTPTAAANPSEEEDKSRRTSTAPAKAQDVSNKRGTGNNFNSTPYSATMTPSSVMEPSHTNSGGKDTAKSTKTLSNIAQQLPKPSTAKVSAKQNSLQTAVPAAVPPAPPIISNPMPSRLQLARANIATSVSRASSPAQQVLAKSGALKPRVPSPTFKMTAANKQPTAASKPSPLSRSPLTVQTAVGSNKKNSPLPSPAASNKANPLPSPVANSKGPLASPATSTPAATPAGMRYMLSGSADQRTAATTTTAPITTKPAKSGISITTKPQQQPQQPTPPPPPAPTSVVSVTQPPTIVTTSAVGKGAAKAMAKPSPATVSSVSSQIKINPLNALAKQSGLGRTQTLPNTTTITAVKSAPAPAPSKPKPESRPMTVIPMKTSVSPLSGAGSRTVKKPATTPTVSTTPLGNATPKLTQLQQSSQIVSSVTAPPTAARTITTQSAVRPASALQKSSSAAKITPVTLLSAASMTGKLNNPPGVPGAPPRLPGTAASSTMVKTSLGSTPSTNSIQQQQQPVLVSRPNPAISQINRTPAVINRAGKSPITINPAATGASTGGITITKSNSASIITPNPGPRVTGAAGASAPATTMTVIPTANIILPVSAAPGGATTGSTGSTGQPARSTLNYSYKDVGKELVIRRAVASPTMRRILPSTQGSQQILINKAAAAAPGTTTLKPAGTPTTTMTTATVKANLPMGNIIRAGAAGSNPATTSLTAGVQPTPNSMIIRRRGIDSTAAKNAPKTLSSHLGVMPGTPPMKRPRLEDNTQNANSTIVTTIPASAPFVVGNRLGGGITVTTKTATTTTNTAAKPKNGKGDHTDVVVLE, from the exons ATGGAGGTGGGCGACTTTCCGGAAAGCGATGAAAACTACGTGTCCGTCGAGCTGTGCTCGgatgacgacgaggacgatcgTGCACTGCTGGACGGGGACAAATGTTCCTCACCCAAGGGGGGACTGCTGCTTTCCGATGAGGCAGCGGCATCCTCCACGTACGTGAATCATCTCTTCGTGTCCGACCACGAGTATCTGGACGACGGTACGACCGGTAGGCGGAGTGGCGGAGGTCGCACGCCACTCCCTTCCGCAGAGAGTGCCGCGGAACGGATGGCGCTGGAGGTGGAGCACCGTAGCGAGCGGTTCAGCGTGCCGTACGTGGAGGATCTCGAGCTGCAGGATCTGTTCGACAAGGATAACGGGCTGGACGACGGTATGCGGCTGGACGAAACGGACGACAGCAGCGGCAACGAgcgggagaaggaggaggaggaggacggcTACGAtgatgagcagcagcaccatgcgTACGAACTGTTCGAGACGAAGATCGAAATCGAAGAGCCACAAATACAGGAAACGATACTGGACGAGGAGTACATCGGCAATGAGCTGATTTCGCCGCCCTCGGCCGACGAGTACGACAGCCACGACGAGGTGCTGCAGTCGCTCAACAGCTCTAGGGCGGTACAGTACCAGGGTGGCACGACGGTGGGCGAGAATGATTCGCCGCTCGATAACGACCATTCGTACACGACCATTAACATCATCACGCCACAACCGAGCGACCAGGAGGCGGAGGAGGGCGTGTCGTCGGACGAGGATGGGGAACACAGCTTGCGGAAGCTGGTAACGCTCTCGAAAAAACTGGCACGCGAAGGAGACGTTACCTCGACGGGCGGCAAACGCACGGTGCAGAGGATAGAGAAGGTGGTGAAATCGTTCCTGAACCGTTCGACCGAGCTGCAGCCGACAGCGTCAGCGGCGCTGCTGGGCAAAGAAGCATCACCGAGCGAGGGCAGCAGCCTGTCCGTGCCGCTGTCGTCGAATTGTTCCGAACGGATGGAGGGCGATGGGCTAGTGCCGTCGACGGATGGGTCGCACGGTCGGCGGGAAGATTTCAGTTCCGATGTGGACTGTGCTAAAGTGGGCAGTGCAAGTAGCAATGCTGCGTCCGGCGACGAGCTGGAGGAACTGCTAGAGTTGGGAACAAAATTTACCAAGCATTACGAGCAGTGGCTCAAAAAGACGGGCTGCAGAGGAGGAGCTTATCAAAAGGGTTCAAAAGCGGCTCAGCTGGCTAATCTGGTTGAAAAG ATCAATCGTGTTAATCCGAGTGAAAATGTCCCATCGAGCCGGCAGGACAGCTCAAATGCCGCCAGCACAGGGAATAAAGTGGAAATAGCAATCCAGACGGAACGTTCGAAGGATCAGCACCGCAACGAGCAATGCAAGAAAAGGCTACTAGATTCCTCCTccgacagcagcagtagcagtagtagtagcagtagcagcagtagcagcagtaccagCCAACTCTCCGGCAGTGGAAATTCCAGCTCCAAGAAGGCGAAGGAGGCGCTGCGACACAATCGCCGGTTGCGAAAGAGTGCCAAAGAAAAGCGTAAACCGCGCTCGGCGGACGAGCGTGGTGCGGGTAAGAAGCGCCGCGAACAAATCTACTCCGACAGCTCCAGCGACGAGACGGAGAAGCGGTCGGAGGATGGTGGCCGTGCGGACGGGGACGAAAACCTGCTCGACGGTGTGCTGAGCGGTGTGGATGACATCATGTCGGACGTGCATGACATCATACCGGACGCGGTGGGGGTCGTGCAGGACTTTCTCGACGGGGAGCAGCAGCGCCAGGAGCGGGAAGAACGGTCGGAGGAAACGCGCAAACGTTCCGCTGCTGGTGCGGGCAAGGAACCGACCAGGCCGGCGCTCAGCAAGAGCGTGAAGGACATGACGGAGGCGGAGCGGGAAGAGTACGAGGACATGCAGATCGAGCGGCTGTGCAACATCAGCACGCTGATCGGGTGTCGGAATGCAGCGGGTGGTGCGGCGGGTTCGGGCGGACCGGCAAGTGCCGCCAGCAAGTCGAAggagtcgtcgtcgtcgtcggcggcgaagaagaaaaaggacgaGAACAATATGGAGCACTTTTTAAATCATGAAAACGGGAGCGACGACACAGCGACGGCACCGCTCGAGCCACAGTCGGACGAGTCGAGCGAGAGCGAAAAGGACGTGGTAGAGACGGAGGAACAGTTCCTGCAAAAGTGCAACGAAACGatgaagcagcagctgctgaatCAGCTCAGCAGCAGCGAGGAGACGAGCGACGAGGAGGACAACTTGGACGGTTTGCTGTcgggcgaggaggaggacgataaCAGTGCCGATGGTCGGCCGAACGGGACGGGCAAGGAGGATTCGGACGACTCGTCGGCGGGCTCGTTGGTGGAAAGCTTTTTGAAGCGTCACGATTCCAAGCTGGCGGAGCGGAAGAAGCGCAAAAAGCAGTCCAACGAAAGGGAGAATGGCAATTTACTTACCAACGGCCAGGCGGACGACTCCGGGGACATTGTCGGCGGGGAAAGTTCCGCGGAGCAGCAGGCAACGAAAGACTCCGAGGGGGCAGAAACGCCCAAAAAGCAAACCCGAACCGAGCTGGCAAATCCGAAAGACAAGGAACTGTTCAGCAACGATTTGTTTGACGGCGAAAAGTCCGACAAGTCCGAGAAAACACCGCGCAAAAGGCGGAAGCGTATAAACGCGCGGAAGGCACGCGGTTCCGAGAGCGAGCGCGAATCGTCCAGTGCCGATTCGGACCTGGAAATGCTGGATGGAACGCCCAAGAAACGGCAGCGAAAGCGGGCCGCTCCAGTGTCGCTTGAAACGTTCGATTTTAGCGCGTCGCTAAACGCGTCCTCTGCTCCCAGGAAGAGTAAAACGCCTGCGAGCACTGCGGGTGAAGGCAGCACCATTGCAAAACCGTCCCCCAGCACCACTCCCTCCGGCGATGGAATTAAAGGCAAGCAGGCGAAAACATCCTCTCCCGCACCATCCGATCCGGACGCGACGACGACGGGcagcggagcagcagcaacagcagcatcgggTAGCAGCACGGCGGGCAAACAGAAAGGCTCCAAAGATGGCCAGGACTGTATCAGTCTCAGCTCGGACAGCTCCGACGATGCCGAGCTGATTACGGGCGATctggaggaaaacaaaaccgtcCCGGACAAGGAGCCGAAGCGCAGGATCCGTGCGATGCTGACGAACGACGAGCTGGCCGAGGAGACGAAGAAAGcgcagaaggaggaggagggccGTACGGCGCGGCTGAAGAAGAAGCACGAGCAGCTGAAAAAGTTCCTCGCCTCCTATCTGCCCGGGCCGGGCGAGAGCGAGCTGGTGCTCGATTACGATTCCGTGCGCAAGCAGGCGATCTGCGTGCATCCGGAGATAGTGAAGCTGCTGAAGCCGCACCAGATCGAGGGCATCAAGTTTATGTACGACAACACGTACGGGTCGGTCGACGCGCTGCCGAAACATTCCGGATCGGGCTGCATCCTGGCGCACTGCATGGGGCTGGGCAAGACGCTGCAGATGATCTCGCTGCTGCACACGGTCATGCGCTACCCGCAGTTGATGACGAACCGGGTGCTGGTCATCTGCCCGAAAAGCACGGTCATGAACTGGAAGGAGGAGATCGCCCGGTGGCAGGGCACGATCCGCACGGGCTACCAGATGAAGGTGTACTGCTTCCCGGACGTGTGCACGCAGAACGACAAGATAGCGGTGCTGAAGCGCTGGTACTACTGCAAGTCGCCCAACTGTGGCGTGATGCTGATCGGCTACGAGGCGTTCCGGGCGCTGATCAACTACGAGCGGCGCAAGGGTTCGGTCGGGCTGCGCAGCGCCAAGCTGGGGCTTATTAAGGAGTATCTGCTCAACCCGGGAGCGGATCTGGTAATCTGCGACGAGGGCCACCAGATCAAGAACAAGCGGTCCGCAATCAGCGAGGCGGTTTCGAAGATTAAAACGCGCCGGCGCATCATGCTCACCGGTACGCCGATCCAAAACAACCTGAAGGAGT attattGTATGGTCAACTTCATCAAACCATCGTTCCTGGGCAGTGACAAAGAGTTTAGCAACCTGTATGCCAATCCCATCAAAAACGGGCAGTGTAAGGATTCCGATCACCAGTCGATCAAGATCATGAAGCAGCGGTCGTACGTGTTGCACAACAAGCTTTCCAAGTTTGTGCAG CGTAAGGAAGCGGCAGTGTTGAAGGAGTTTCTCCCGGAAAAGTTTGAGTATGTTCTGTTCGTTCCACTGACGCCAGTACAA gAAAAGATGTACGAAGTGTTTCTACAGATGAATGATTACACAAACAACGATGTAACTGGCGAGCCGGGAAGGACAAAGAAATTCAAACTCATTGCCGATTACACCTCGCTGCGAAAG ATCTGGACGCACCCGAAAGTGCTGGAGAAGGCATGGGAATCGGCCAACCTGGAGAAGAACCGGCGGGACGCGGCGCGCAAAACGGCCACCCcggacagtgacgacgagtcgCCGGACGATCACAACGACATCAAGAGCGGCCAGCTGTCGGTGACGAACGACTGGTGGCGCCAGTACCTGCAGATCGCCGACCTGGAGTCGCTGTTCCCAAGCAACAAGCTGTGGATACTGTTCGAAATACTGAAGCACTGCAACGAGCGGGGCGAGAAGGTGCTCATCTTTACCGCGTTCGTGTCGGTGCTGAACATGGTGGAGCATTTCATGGCCAAGATTCACCACCAGGAGGAGAACCCGCAGCTGTCGGACGCGTACGCGTACAGCGCGTTCAAGGGACCGTGGGAACCGGGCAAGGATTACTACCGGCTGGACGGGAAGACGCAAAAGTCGATCCGGCATCAGATGATCACGTCGTTCAACGATCCGCAGAACAAGCGCACCAAGTGCTTCCTCATCTCGGCCAAGGCGGGCGGCCAGGGCATCAATCTGACCGGCGCGAACCGGGTCATCATACTGGACACGTCCTGGAATCCTTCGAACGATCAGCAGAACATTTTCCGCATCTTCCGTCtcgggcagaagcgcaagtgCTACGTGTACCGGTTGATTGCGGCCGGCACGATGGAGGAGAAGGTGTACTCGCGCTCGGTCACGAAGCAGGCACTCAGCTTCCGGGTGGTGGACGAGCAGCAGATCGATCGGCACTACAGCTACGGCGAGCTGGCGGAGCTGTACACGCTCACGAAGGTGTCGGAGATGACGCGCGAGACGCCGATCCTGCCGGCGGACGACATACTGGCGTCGCTGTTGCGCACCTACCCGAACAAGATACTGAAGTACCACGAGCACGACTCGCTGCTGGAGAACAAGCCGGAGCAGGACCTGAgcgaggaggagaagaaggaggcGTGGGCGGCGTACGAGCGGGAGATACAGAACAACGAGAACCGGTCCTACCTGTCGCAGCTCAACTCGATGGgtgcggcggcagcggcccAGCTCGGCGGTTTGCTGGGCTCGTCCGCGTACGGTTCGCCGATGGCACCGTATTACGCTAGCGCCATGGGATATCCGGGTGCCATGGGGCTGCCAATGGGCGGTGCCGGCGATATGTACCGGAGCGATTACGCCGCCTCGTACGGCAGCTCGATGGGCCGGCCGCCGCTCTACATGCAATACGCGGGTTCGCAGCAGTACAGCACGCTCATGAACGATCCGGCCTTTGCGACGGCTTTTGCCAAGATGTACAGCAGCTTCCCGCTGTCCGGGGCGGGCGCAATGGACTACGGTATGCCGCCACTGGGGGGCCATTCGTCGCCGATGGCAAACGGCGCCCAGTCGATGCTGCCCCCGATCGGACCGGCGAGCAGCtcgggaggaggaggagcatcGTCCGGCAAAGGCGGGGGTGGAGGAGGCTACGGCACGACGGCTTCGCTAGCGAGCATGCTCAGCCTGCTGTCGGGCAAGTCGGGCGCCGGTGCTAGCGGTCTGTCGCCGTCCGCACTCACCAGCCTCAGCCAGTCCCTGTTGGGCGGCTCTTCGAGCTCGTCGCTGGCGGAGCTGGCAGCACATCACACCGCGCTAAGCAGCAGCGGGGCCAGTCCGTCCGCTCACTACAGCCCGCTAAAGCAGATGAGTGATTATGCGCAAAGTGGTGCATCGTCCCTGCTGTCGCCTAATGCGCTGCAGGCTTCCGCGCCGTCGGGATTATCGATTTCAAACATTGCCTCGCTGCAGAAATCAAACCCACCGCAACCACCACCGGCAAGCAAAtcgagcagcggcagcagtagcagctaCGATTCCGTCACGAAAGCACTGTTTAACCGGTTGACCGAACAAATGTCAGCCTCGGCGCTTGCCACGGCGGGCGTTTCTAGTCCCTTTTCGCCGCGTAATGTACCGCTGCTATCGCCCACGCTGGACAATCAGCCGCGCAGCAGTGCAGGAGGTGCTTTCCCACTAACTGCTTCGTCTCCGATGACATCGAATAGTGGCAGTGCGTTGACCGTTCCcataagcagcagcaacagcagcaacagcagcatcagcactcCCTCTCTACTGTCCTCAACGGCAATGGCTTTATCGCTATCGATTGGACAGGGCCCACCCACGAGTACAACCGCCGGGGAGCAACCGAGCAATCTAGTGGCGAATAACCGTTCCGCAGGGGACAGTTTCGCGGAAAACAGACTGCCAGCGACACCGCCTGCGCCCAGTTTGCGTTCAGCGCCGGTTAGTTCGGCTGTACCGGCCCGCACACCAACCGCTGCCGCTAACCCGAGCGAAGAGGAGGACAAATCGCGCCGCACGTCAACCGCGCCAGCAAAGGCGCAGGACGTGTCAAACAAACGTGGCACGGGAAATAACTTCAACAGCACACCGTACAGTGCGACCATGACCCCAAGCAGTGTCATGGAACCGTCCCACACGAACAGTGGTGGAAAAGACACGGCTAAATCTACCAAAACACTAAGTAATATAGCACAGCAGCTGCCCAAACCTTCGACTGCGAAGGTATCGGCGAAGCAGAACAGTTTGCAAACCGCCGTACCAGCTGCTGTCCCACCCGCTCCACCCATTATCTCCAACCCGATGCCAAGCCGACTGCAGCTGGCGCGTGCAAACATCGCCACCAGCGTGAGCAGGGCATCCTCCCCTGCCCAGCAGGTACTAGCGAAAAGTGGAGCCTTGAAGCCCAGGGTACCATCGCCCACCTTCAAAATGACGGCAGCGAACAAACAGCCAACGGCGGCAAGCAAACCGTCGCCACTGTCTCGCAGCCCACTGACGGTACAAACGGCCGTCGGTTCCAATAAGAAGAACAGTCCGCTGCCGTCTCCTGCCGCGAGTAACAAGGCCAACCCGTTGCCATCTCCTGTTGCGAACAGCAAAGGACCGTTAGCGTCTCCCGCCACGTCGACACCTGCTGCAACGCCTGCTGGGATGAGATATATGCTTTCTGGATCTGCAGATCAGCGaacggcagcaacaaccacGACGGCGCCAATTACCACCAAACCGGCAAAGAGTGGAATTTCCATTACGActaaaccacaacaacaaccacaacaacccaCGCCACCGCCACCTCCAGCGCCTACTTCTGTAGTGAGTGTGACGCAACCGCCCACCATCGTCACTACCTCCGCTGTCGGCAAAGGTGCCGCCAAAGCGATGGCGAAACCATCACCGGCGACGGTTAGTAGTGTGAGCTCGCAGATTAAAATCAACCCACTGAACGCGCTGGCCAAGCAGTCCGGACTGGGCAGAACGCAAACGCTGCCGAACACCACTACAATAACGGCGGTGAAATCGGCGCCCGCACCAGCACCATCCAAACCCAAGCCCGAAAGTCGCCCAATGACGGTGATACCGATGAAAACGTCCGTATCCCCGTTGAGTGGCGCCGGTTCTAGGACTGTCAAAAAACCCGCCACTACTCCCACAGTGTCGACAACTCCGCTGGGTAACGCCACTCCCAAGCTGACACAACTGCAACAATCCAGCCAGATCGTTAGCAGTGTAACGGCTCCTCCGACTGCTGCCCGCACGATCACTACACAGTCCGCTGTCCGTCCTGCGAGCGCGCTGCAAAAGTCGAGCTCGGCGGCAAAGATTACCCCCGTCACGCTACTGTCCGCGGCCAGCATGACGGGCAAGCTGAACAACCCGCCGGGTGTGCCGGGTGCGCCCCCTCGACTACCGGGCACGGCAGCCTCCTCCACCATGGTGAAGACTTCGTTAGGTTCAACACCTTCAACCAActccatccagcagcagcagcagcccgtgtTAGTTAGCCGACCAAATCCAGCAATAAGTCAGATAAACCGCACGCCGGCAGTGATCAACCGGGCGGGCAAAAGCCCCATAACCATCAATCCTGCTGCAACGGGTGCCTCCACCGGGGGCATCACGATAACGAAAAGCAATTCCGCCAGCATTATTACACCCAATCCGGGGCCACGTGTGACGGGGGCTGCCGGTGCATCTGCGCCAGCTACCACGATGACGGTAATACCAACCGCAAACATCATTCTGCCTGTATCGGCAGCACCGGGTGGCGCGACCACTGGCAGCACCGGTAGTACAGGCCAGCCCGCCCGGTCGACGCTCAACTACAGCTACAAGGATGTGGGCAAAGAGCTTGTGATACGGCGAGCGGTGGCATCGCCCACTATGCGACGGATCTTGCCCTCGACACAGGGATCTCAGCAGATCCTCATcaacaaagcagcagcagcagcacctggGACGACTACACTCAAGCCCGCTGG CACACCAACCACCACAATGACAACGGCGACAGTGAAAGCCAACCTACCGATGGGGAATATTATTCGTGCCGGTGCCGCTGGCAGTAATCCCGCAACGACGTCTCTAACGGCCGGAGTGCAACCGACGCCGAACAGTATGATCATTCGACGCCGTGGCATCGACTCGACGGCGGCAAAGAACGCTCCCAAGACGCTGTCGTCGCATTTGGGCGTTATGCCGGGTACGCCACCCATGAAGCGTCCCAGGCTGGAGGATAATACG CAAAACGCAAACAGTACGATCGTAACAACAATACCCGCCAGTGCACCATTCGTTGTGGGTAATCGATTAGGTGGAGGTATAACAGTcactaccaaaaccgccaccaccaccaccaacacagcAGCGAAACCAAAGAACGGCAAAG GCGATCATACGGATGTTGTAGTACTGGAGTGA